The Mytilus galloprovincialis chromosome 4, xbMytGall1.hap1.1, whole genome shotgun sequence genome contains a region encoding:
- the LOC143072529 gene encoding uncharacterized protein LOC143072529 isoform X1: MHICLMLYYGQNTLSGIQELFLFTLKMPKQRARSKRRAAPSDLTDRDLVIDPVVLPTVETTTSNTPRGRKRVRNIGPTPSTAHVMNIASTTAQPTADEIAAAMITQLKGAGLHLTDSSGVRLSDDRLSSVCGMRSGATQEAVSGTDNQTESQHTLPSSSSNTVHYSLVPPVTSDLSVAGYFTASSPTTQEDQTLESPSHSSLVKSNSSFSATASFESMTRKLLQASLSTATRASYNRMLKAYEQFCKEHFPLSQAYPSTHMMVSHFISFLFLQNYKPSTIASYVSAISYVHKLKCLTDPTNSFLIKKIIKGAQNLRSSCDTRLPITKEILSKLLLAVSNVIRDQFNQFLLKAMMSLAFHCFLRIGEIAVKNKNENNKVLQLSDISVGYKNQVPINMTVTITFYKHSDLRPKTILITRNFGNMFCPVKTMMDYIKVAKHKSGPLFQFLCGTPVSYTYFNSSLKSLLICIGLSPELYKGHSFRIGAATSEAAKGTSLSVIQQMGRWKSNALQNYIRIDNF, encoded by the exons atgcatatttGTCTGATGTTATATTATGGTCAAAACACATTATCAGGTATTCaagaattatttttgtttactttaaagaTGCCTAAACAAAGAGCTAGATCCAAAAGAAGAGCTGCTCCTTCCGACCTTACAGACCGGGACCTTGTCATAGATCCCGTAGTTCTGCCAACTGTGGAAACAACTACAAGTAATACACCAAGAGGGCGGAAACGTGTTCGAAACATTGGTCCAACTCCATCAACAGCTCATGTGATGAACATTGCTAGTACAACAGCACAGCCAACAGCAGATGAAATAGCTGCAGCAATGATCACACAGTTGAAAGGAGCTGGTTTACACCTAACAGACAGCAGTGGAGTCAGACTATCAGATGACAGATTGTCAAGTGTGTGTGGTATGCGCTCTGGTGCAACACAGGAAGCAGTTTCCGGCACTGATAACCAAACAGAGAGTCAGCATACATTGCCGTCGTCATCATCAAACACCGTTCATTATTCATTGGTACCACCTGTGACGTCAGACCTATCGGTGGCTGGATACTTCACAGCCAGTAGCCCAACAACACAAGAAGACCAAacattag AAAGCCCATCACATAGCTCCTTGGTTAAGTCCAACTCCAGTTTTAGTGCCACAGCATCTTTTGAATCTATGACGAGAAAATTATTGCAAGCTTCACTATCAACAGCAACAAGAGCTTCTTATAATAGAATGTTAAAAGCATACGAACAGTTCTGTAAGGAACATTTTCCTTTATCACAGGCTTATCCATCTACGCACATGATGGTGTCTCATTTTATTAGCTTTCTGTTTTTGCAAAATTATAAACCATCTACAATAGCATCTTATGTTTCTGCTATAAGTTATGTTCACAAGTTAAAATGTTTGACTGATCCTACAAattcttttttgataaaaaaaattatcaagggTGCACAAAATTTGAGGAGTTCCTGTGACACCAGATTACCCATTACAAAAGAGATCTTATCAAAATTATTGTTAGCGGTTTCCAATGTTATACGGGATCAGTTCAATCAGTTCCTTTTAAAGGCTATGATGTCTTTGGCATTTCATTGTTTCCTCAGGATAGGAGAAATTgctgttaaaaacaaaaatgaaaataacaaagttTTACAGTTGTCAGACATTTCTGTGGGTTATAAAAATCAGGTCCCAATAAATATGACCGTcacaataacattttataaacataGTGACTTGCGTCCCAAGACTATTTTAATTACTCGAAACTTTGGTAATATGTTTTGCCCTGTAAAAACAATGATGGAttatataaaggtagcaaaacacAAGTCAGGTCCCCTTTTTCAATTTCTTTGTGGTACACCAGTATCATACACTTATTTCAATTCCTCTTTGAAGTCCCTATTAATTTGTATAGGTTTAAGCCCAGAGCTTTACAAGGGTCATAGTTTTAGAATAGGCGCTGCAACAAGTGAAGCAGCTAAAGGCACATCTTTATCTGTTATACAACAAATGGGTAGATGGAAATCAAATGCATTGCAAAATTACATTCGAATAGATAATTTTTGA
- the LOC143072529 gene encoding uncharacterized protein LOC143072529 isoform X2 → MVKMPKQRARSKRRAAPSDLTDRDLVIDPVVLPTVETTTSNTPRGRKRVRNIGPTPSTAHVMNIASTTAQPTADEIAAAMITQLKGAGLHLTDSSGVRLSDDRLSSVCGMRSGATQEAVSGTDNQTESQHTLPSSSSNTVHYSLVPPVTSDLSVAGYFTASSPTTQEDQTLESPSHSSLVKSNSSFSATASFESMTRKLLQASLSTATRASYNRMLKAYEQFCKEHFPLSQAYPSTHMMVSHFISFLFLQNYKPSTIASYVSAISYVHKLKCLTDPTNSFLIKKIIKGAQNLRSSCDTRLPITKEILSKLLLAVSNVIRDQFNQFLLKAMMSLAFHCFLRIGEIAVKNKNENNKVLQLSDISVGYKNQVPINMTVTITFYKHSDLRPKTILITRNFGNMFCPVKTMMDYIKVAKHKSGPLFQFLCGTPVSYTYFNSSLKSLLICIGLSPELYKGHSFRIGAATSEAAKGTSLSVIQQMGRWKSNALQNYIRIDNF, encoded by the exons atGGTGAAG aTGCCTAAACAAAGAGCTAGATCCAAAAGAAGAGCTGCTCCTTCCGACCTTACAGACCGGGACCTTGTCATAGATCCCGTAGTTCTGCCAACTGTGGAAACAACTACAAGTAATACACCAAGAGGGCGGAAACGTGTTCGAAACATTGGTCCAACTCCATCAACAGCTCATGTGATGAACATTGCTAGTACAACAGCACAGCCAACAGCAGATGAAATAGCTGCAGCAATGATCACACAGTTGAAAGGAGCTGGTTTACACCTAACAGACAGCAGTGGAGTCAGACTATCAGATGACAGATTGTCAAGTGTGTGTGGTATGCGCTCTGGTGCAACACAGGAAGCAGTTTCCGGCACTGATAACCAAACAGAGAGTCAGCATACATTGCCGTCGTCATCATCAAACACCGTTCATTATTCATTGGTACCACCTGTGACGTCAGACCTATCGGTGGCTGGATACTTCACAGCCAGTAGCCCAACAACACAAGAAGACCAAacattag AAAGCCCATCACATAGCTCCTTGGTTAAGTCCAACTCCAGTTTTAGTGCCACAGCATCTTTTGAATCTATGACGAGAAAATTATTGCAAGCTTCACTATCAACAGCAACAAGAGCTTCTTATAATAGAATGTTAAAAGCATACGAACAGTTCTGTAAGGAACATTTTCCTTTATCACAGGCTTATCCATCTACGCACATGATGGTGTCTCATTTTATTAGCTTTCTGTTTTTGCAAAATTATAAACCATCTACAATAGCATCTTATGTTTCTGCTATAAGTTATGTTCACAAGTTAAAATGTTTGACTGATCCTACAAattcttttttgataaaaaaaattatcaagggTGCACAAAATTTGAGGAGTTCCTGTGACACCAGATTACCCATTACAAAAGAGATCTTATCAAAATTATTGTTAGCGGTTTCCAATGTTATACGGGATCAGTTCAATCAGTTCCTTTTAAAGGCTATGATGTCTTTGGCATTTCATTGTTTCCTCAGGATAGGAGAAATTgctgttaaaaacaaaaatgaaaataacaaagttTTACAGTTGTCAGACATTTCTGTGGGTTATAAAAATCAGGTCCCAATAAATATGACCGTcacaataacattttataaacataGTGACTTGCGTCCCAAGACTATTTTAATTACTCGAAACTTTGGTAATATGTTTTGCCCTGTAAAAACAATGATGGAttatataaaggtagcaaaacacAAGTCAGGTCCCCTTTTTCAATTTCTTTGTGGTACACCAGTATCATACACTTATTTCAATTCCTCTTTGAAGTCCCTATTAATTTGTATAGGTTTAAGCCCAGAGCTTTACAAGGGTCATAGTTTTAGAATAGGCGCTGCAACAAGTGAAGCAGCTAAAGGCACATCTTTATCTGTTATACAACAAATGGGTAGATGGAAATCAAATGCATTGCAAAATTACATTCGAATAGATAATTTTTGA
- the LOC143072529 gene encoding uncharacterized protein LOC143072529 isoform X3: MPKQRARSKRRAAPSDLTDRDLVIDPVVLPTVETTTSNTPRGRKRVRNIGPTPSTAHVMNIASTTAQPTADEIAAAMITQLKGAGLHLTDSSGVRLSDDRLSSVCGMRSGATQEAVSGTDNQTESQHTLPSSSSNTVHYSLVPPVTSDLSVAGYFTASSPTTQEDQTLESPSHSSLVKSNSSFSATASFESMTRKLLQASLSTATRASYNRMLKAYEQFCKEHFPLSQAYPSTHMMVSHFISFLFLQNYKPSTIASYVSAISYVHKLKCLTDPTNSFLIKKIIKGAQNLRSSCDTRLPITKEILSKLLLAVSNVIRDQFNQFLLKAMMSLAFHCFLRIGEIAVKNKNENNKVLQLSDISVGYKNQVPINMTVTITFYKHSDLRPKTILITRNFGNMFCPVKTMMDYIKVAKHKSGPLFQFLCGTPVSYTYFNSSLKSLLICIGLSPELYKGHSFRIGAATSEAAKGTSLSVIQQMGRWKSNALQNYIRIDNF, translated from the exons aTGCCTAAACAAAGAGCTAGATCCAAAAGAAGAGCTGCTCCTTCCGACCTTACAGACCGGGACCTTGTCATAGATCCCGTAGTTCTGCCAACTGTGGAAACAACTACAAGTAATACACCAAGAGGGCGGAAACGTGTTCGAAACATTGGTCCAACTCCATCAACAGCTCATGTGATGAACATTGCTAGTACAACAGCACAGCCAACAGCAGATGAAATAGCTGCAGCAATGATCACACAGTTGAAAGGAGCTGGTTTACACCTAACAGACAGCAGTGGAGTCAGACTATCAGATGACAGATTGTCAAGTGTGTGTGGTATGCGCTCTGGTGCAACACAGGAAGCAGTTTCCGGCACTGATAACCAAACAGAGAGTCAGCATACATTGCCGTCGTCATCATCAAACACCGTTCATTATTCATTGGTACCACCTGTGACGTCAGACCTATCGGTGGCTGGATACTTCACAGCCAGTAGCCCAACAACACAAGAAGACCAAacattag AAAGCCCATCACATAGCTCCTTGGTTAAGTCCAACTCCAGTTTTAGTGCCACAGCATCTTTTGAATCTATGACGAGAAAATTATTGCAAGCTTCACTATCAACAGCAACAAGAGCTTCTTATAATAGAATGTTAAAAGCATACGAACAGTTCTGTAAGGAACATTTTCCTTTATCACAGGCTTATCCATCTACGCACATGATGGTGTCTCATTTTATTAGCTTTCTGTTTTTGCAAAATTATAAACCATCTACAATAGCATCTTATGTTTCTGCTATAAGTTATGTTCACAAGTTAAAATGTTTGACTGATCCTACAAattcttttttgataaaaaaaattatcaagggTGCACAAAATTTGAGGAGTTCCTGTGACACCAGATTACCCATTACAAAAGAGATCTTATCAAAATTATTGTTAGCGGTTTCCAATGTTATACGGGATCAGTTCAATCAGTTCCTTTTAAAGGCTATGATGTCTTTGGCATTTCATTGTTTCCTCAGGATAGGAGAAATTgctgttaaaaacaaaaatgaaaataacaaagttTTACAGTTGTCAGACATTTCTGTGGGTTATAAAAATCAGGTCCCAATAAATATGACCGTcacaataacattttataaacataGTGACTTGCGTCCCAAGACTATTTTAATTACTCGAAACTTTGGTAATATGTTTTGCCCTGTAAAAACAATGATGGAttatataaaggtagcaaaacacAAGTCAGGTCCCCTTTTTCAATTTCTTTGTGGTACACCAGTATCATACACTTATTTCAATTCCTCTTTGAAGTCCCTATTAATTTGTATAGGTTTAAGCCCAGAGCTTTACAAGGGTCATAGTTTTAGAATAGGCGCTGCAACAAGTGAAGCAGCTAAAGGCACATCTTTATCTGTTATACAACAAATGGGTAGATGGAAATCAAATGCATTGCAAAATTACATTCGAATAGATAATTTTTGA